TCAAAATGGTTCATCCCCTCCTCCACGAGACCGGAATGGCTGCACGCTGCCAGAACTGAGGTATACGTGAAACTGTTTGGTCGAACGCCCTCATATCGCATCCGAGCGAAGAGCTGCATCGCTGCCTCCACTTGCCCGTGCGCCGCGTAGGCCCTGATCATGGCGCTCCAAGAGACCACCCCTCCCTTCCATGCCAGCTTCTCGAAAACATCTCTGGCCGCATCTACGCTCCCACACTTGCCGTACATGTCCAGCAACGCGTTGCCGACCCTTACATCGGCGTCGAGCCCCCTGTTCCGAGCGAAGCCGTGCACCCATTTGCCGGTTTCGAGGTCTCCGGAGGCGGCACAAGCTGATATGACGCTGACCAATGTGACGCTGCTGGGCGCCACCTTCTCCGTCAGCATTCTCCGGAATAGCTTGATCGCGTTGATTCCCTCGCTGCTTTGCTCGTACATGGCGATCATGGTGCTCCACGAGACCGAGTCTCGGGCCGGCATTCCGTCGAACAGGTACCTCGCCACACTTGTGCCCCCGCATCTACCATACACGGCGATCAGAGCGTTCGCCAAGGAAAGGTGGGAGTCGAAGCCCAGTTTGATCACGAACCCGTGGATCGACATCCCGGAGGTCAGACATTCCGAACCTCTCAAAGCAGGGAGAACACTCACGAGGGTGACCTCATTAGGCTGCGTCCCCGAGTCCAGCATCCATCGGAAAACACCCAGCGCCTTACCGAAGACGCTATTCTGGACGTACCCGGCGATCATCGAAGTCCAGGATACGATGTTTCTGAAGGCCATCTCACCGAAAACCAACGCGGAGTCGGAAATCACGCCGTTCTGGGCGTACATGGTGACCAGCGCGCTCTGCAGAAAGGCGTTCGAACCGAAGCCGTGCTTGATCGCGTTGCAGTGGGCCTGCTTCCCTTCGCGGAGGGCGGAGACGACCGCGCACGATCGGACAACGAAGGGAAAGGTGAAGGGGTCGGGCGAGAGGCCGTCCCGGTGCATCTGCCTGTAGAGAACGGGGACCTCTTCGCAGGGGCCGAGGTCGGCGTAGGCGCGGAGGAGGGTGTTCCACATGAAGGAGTCCCGGCGGGGCGCGGCGTCGAACAGCTTGCGGGCGTAGTCGACGGCGGGGGAGAGGGAAACGGCGAGGGAGAGGAGCTTGGTGGCCAACGGGAGGCGGTGGGCGAGGCCTTCCTTGAGGACCACGGCGTGGAGGCATTTTAGGGCGGGAAGAGAGGAGATGGAGTCGGAGAGACGGCGGTAAGGTACGGAGGTTCCAAGCATGCGTCGAGCCTTGAGCGTGGCGCGGGCATCGGGTTTAAGCCTCTTATAAGAGTTAGTCCATAGATTATAAATGCGGGGCTCATAAAGCCCACACCACAAATCACGAACATAAATGCAAATATAATACAAGTAGGAATATAAGACGGAGGAGAACATAGCAATTGGTGGCCGCCACCCCTATGGTGATCGACCAAACAATGCTAAATTACGTCCATAGAATCAACCATACGGTAAGCCCCTCTCATCGCTTATCCTTCGAAATCATTCTTCACCCACTGTCCCTTGTTGTTCGCCCTCATCTTCTCCTCCAACTCCCTCGCCTTGGCTTCCGCCATGGCCGCCGCGTTCGCGATGGCCTCCTCCTGCACCCGGGCCATCCTCCGGCTCCGCTTCCTCACCGACGCCTCCCGCTCGGCCTCCACCTCCTCGAACTGCCGCGCCCACCACCGCTGCACCGCGCAGGCGGCGACCAGCTCCAGCGACTGCACCAGGAACATCCCCAGCAGCAGCGCCTCCTCTACCTTCGCCAGCGCCCGCTGCTCCCTTCTGCTCCTGGCCGAGCCCAGCAGCTGCAGGCTGGGGTCGGGGCGGAGGAACAGGGCGAGGAAGCCGAGCGCCTGGCCGACGGAGGAAGCGAGGACGAAGGAGACATGGGCGAGGAAACAGAGGTGGGTGAGCTGGGAGAAGAAGCCCAGAAGTGAGGAGACGACGGTGGCGGAGGAGACCGCGACGAGGGCCCAGCCGGATGAGGTCGGGGAGGTCCTAAGAAGGAAGACTGGGGCGAAGGAGGCCGAGGcgaggacgaggaggaagaggttgagggaggagaggaggaggcttGGGAGAGAAGAAGAGCTGCTCGGCCGCTTCATCTTGGAAGCCATGGCTCTGTCATCAACCTCACACCGAAGCGTTTATATGCGAGCTGGTTGCGTTGCGAACGTTGGAGCCTGAAGGAGCGTCGGCGTAACGGATACGTTTGGGAAGTGGACCCACCCATCGTACCCGTCTACGCGGCACCTTTGGCTTTGGTGGAGGAAGAGAAGTTTGAACGTGGATGAGCGGGAATCCTTCAGGTATGTTTCTTTGCTACACGCTTTGTTTACACCATACAATTTAACCACTGTGATGTCTCAATCTGTTCACAAATTTAAAGCAGCATAAATACTTTTCTGTGTTAAAAAGAGAACATTTAGCAGAATAATTTAAGAGAAAGAGAGTAATAATTAGCCATCAAGTGCATCTAATAATCTAATCGAGCAAATAGCCATCCATAAAAATGCGCAAAGACACGGAAAAATAGAACCACTATAAACAATCGACAATTTGAAGCCCACGGAGGCGATGCGAACCTCAATGCTTGCTGTACTAAGCAAGCGAGAAGGCTCGCCCTAATGAGGTAGGAAAAACTTGCTATGGCCTGATGCCTCAACCAGTTATGACAGGAAGGCTCGACTTGCCACAATGTGATGACTCGATTTATCATGACAGAACAAAAGACTCGCTACAGCAAGGGGACCCAGACATGCAATAATAGGGGATGAAGGCTCGCCATGGCGAAAGCTTATGATCCATTACAACGGGAGATAAAAGCTTGCCATGATAGAAGCTCAAGGTCAACTATGGCGGGAGACAAAGGCTCACACCATGGTGGAAGCCCAAGATCTATTATGGCGAGAGACGAAGGCCTGCCACAATGAAAGCCTAAGATCTGCAATAGTGAGAGACGAAGGCATGCCACGGCAAAAGCCAAAGATCAACTACATTTAGAGACAAAGATCAACTACATTTAGAGACAAAGGCTCGCCATGACAAAAGCCTAAGATATGCTACAATAGGAGACGAAGGCTTGCTACGACGGAAGCTCAAGATCTGCTATGGTGAGAGACGAGTCCTACTATAGTGGAAGCTCAAGATTCGCTACAGCAAGAGATGAAGGCCTGCTACAATAGAAGCATGAGATACACCGTGATAGGAGACAAAGGCCCCACCACGATGGAAGCCCAAGATCCGCTATGGCAAGAGATGAAGGCCCACTATAGTGAAGGTATTAGGCAAAATATGCTCGAGATATGTGAGTCGAGAAATCCTACCCACGCCAGATGTTTATTATGGAGGGGGCATCAGGCAAAATATGTCTGAGATATGTAAGTTGGAAAGTTTAACTCCCGCCAAAATACTCACTACGGTAGAGACATCAAGCAAAATATGCCCGAGGCATCGGGTAAAATATGCTCAAGATGTGTGAGTCGAGAAATCTGACCCACGCTAAGATATCCACTATGACAAAGGCATCGGGCAAAATGTGTTCGAGATGTGTGAGTCATGAAATTCAACCCACGCTAGATGTCCATTATAATGGAGACATCAATCAAAATATGcccaagatgtgtaagtttaaaaACTCGACCCATACCGGATACCCACTACGATGGAGGCATCTAGCAAAATATGCCTGAGATACGTGAGTTGAAAAAACGTAACCTAGGTCAAACGTCTATCAAGGCATCGAGTAAAATGTACCTAAGATATGTGAGTTAGGAAACTTGGCCTATGCCAAATGTCCATCGAggcatcaaacaaaatatgccaaAGATGTGTGAGTCAAGAATTCTGACTCATGCCAAGATACCCCTTATGGTGGAGGCATTGAGCAAAATGTGTCCGAGATATGTGAGTTAGAAAAGCAGACCCACACCAAGATGTCCGCTCCGGTGGAGGCATTAGAAAAAATATACCTAAGGTGTGTGAGTTGAGAAACTTGACCCACGCCAGATGTTTACCATGGTGAAAATGTTGGGAAACCTTGGGTAGCATTATATacacagtggaagaatagaaaataaaaatctcagatttcccataaaaaatagttcTTATCGTAGTGCAAAGATTAATATGCAAAAAAtcgtaaaataaaaaattacgtatatatgaaagatgtgttatctagggagatcgtatatccttgaaaactttcagatttataggagaggatgaatgaggtcatCCGTTTTCCTCTCTATGGGTAATCTACATGGTAGATGCGGTGAAAACGCTCATCAAATTTCTGCACGATCTTCCTCTCCACGCATACCACGTGATTAAGAAAGGGTTGATCTTTCTTGTTATCTGCATGCCCCAAATAGAGGTTGTCAGTTGAGAAGGAGTGGGAGGgatgagaataggaggtggtaggtAAAATAGGTCTGGCCTATGcccctttggttctctcatatttatataggttcttatcaacttaatcctaatgaaTCGTGCtcaattgggtactagatcttcatccaactacctaagtctCTTTGATTAgcagatctctacccaataatctctcattggatcTTATTtacaagattcaataattcaggggtttactggatatctaataagataggcttCCAATGGATATTTCATATTTTGACCTCTACTCGtgacaacacctaccatatgtgtatgatcctCTATGCTTAATATCGAACTGGTCGTAAGTTATACTTATCATAACTTTTTTTGACTCGGTGAATTATATCTTTTATAatgattcacttgacttatcgactacggatgtactatgccactacatcgTAGTCATTAGACAATATagaagaatctaatccattggatctgtctatcATCGGTTATcattgtatctatagtccctcattcatctaatacctCAGatatcgtatatcgggcatggtgctatcaaggtTATATGGAAACTACTCAAGtcttgctttaatcggattctcctagagaactctttctctctcaatctgaatgaccatgatcagggatttgcttgagtaagaatatataagatattcctctcatgacattaatactatataatcctctattgacacttaatgactcttgtaaggttgactacaacTCTTGAtaatcgattgtgctagatttgaaacctccaaacctataagttcggtatcaaagaacagagtactcatacatgacatccttggtatctcaagtctaagaaccagacatAAAACTGGGACCATAAAATCATTGTCTAGTAATGAAGTATAATTAACTATCcaatattccgtgagcggatcaattagtgaactcattctctaatgggcacctacactatatccctagtgtccccacgcaagcagctatgagaccagccactttcatcatatggatgggtataaaacacactagtatgtccagttacctcgatgtctctctcgagtaacatatgattgagattatttaaagtttgtatttaaaggtaaatcaaccgcattatcgtgatctcattacgttccgattctcattgcatagatccatgaatatTACAATATATGTAACACACAacataaagtaaaataataataataataataataataaagactaCGTAGCGTGTCACATGTGTCGTCACtcgcgtgattggcttacagggcatcTATTATTGGAAAATCTAGGGTGATACTACATGTgcaatggaagaacagaaaaaaaaaaaatctagaattTCCTAcataaaagaaggtttcatcgtcatgtgaagatttATGCGCAAAAATcgtaaaataaaaaaactatgcATAGTAATATATGTGTGTTAATTAGGAAAATTATATATCCCTGGAATCTTATAGATTTGTGAGAGAGGATAAAAGATGTTAACTGTCTTCCtctatagcggtgatccacatagtaggggctacgaagacactcctcaaattaTTATACAGATATCTATTTTGCGTGCACCATGCGATTAAGAATGGTCAATCCCTTCTTACTGTCCATACACCCTAAAAGGGGCTACTAGCTGAGAGGAGAAAGTGAGAGGAGTATAAGATGTGGCAGCTAAAAGGGGTTTGGCCTATGGCTGTttagttcccttctatttatagatatCTCTTATCAACTTAACATAATGGATCATattttattgggtattggattttcatccaactatcccatcctcttggattagtggatctttacccaataatttttcattgactcttattggatcttatccacaagatccaataatttagaagcttattggatatccaataagatatgggctctagtagatatctcatatttaaatttttactcgtcacaacacttaccatatgcgtatgaccctctatgcccaatatcgagctggtcatgaattatacttgtcagaactccttctggtttagtgaattattatcttcataatgatTCACTCGATTCgtcgactacgaatgtactaggccactatgcctcaGTCCTTAGACGATACAGAAAATTCTAATTCATTGaacttgtctatccttagttattatGTATTTATAAACTTTTATTCATTTAACATCCCAAAGATCATATTTCGGGCATGGTGTTAGgtttatatggtttctactcaagtcttactctaattagattctctcgaagaactctttctctcttaatccgaatgaccatagtTAAATATttgcctgagcaagaacacatgaaatattcctctcatgacatcgagagtagtTGAtcatttatcgacactcaatagccctcgtaaggttgattatcACTCCCGATAACCGTTTATGTTATATCTATAATTTTCAGGtctataagtcttgtatcaaagagtcgagtactcatataggatatctttaGTGTCTCAAATCTAAAGACCAAATATACTATTGGAATgacaaaatcattgtttgacaatgagatatcatttACTATCTAGCatttcatgagcggatcaattagtgaactcattcactAATGAGttcctgcactatatccctaatatCCTCaaatgagcaactataagaccagccgTATCAATCATATGGATGTGTACATAGTACatcagtctattcggttatctcgatgtttctctcgagtaaccaggattatttagtgtttatgtttaaagatgaatcagccttattattgtgatctcatcataattcgattctcattgcatagattcatagacatcacaatatatgcaacatgtaaaataaagtaataaaatactaataaataataataagaaaaaagagtacatgtcatgtcacacgtgttatcactcacatgattagcttgcaaAGCATCTATGACTAACAGAAGATACTAGGCAAAATAGGCCTGAGATGTACGAGTCAGGAAACTTGACCTACGCTAGATGTTCGCTATGATGGAGACACTAGGGAAAATGGGCCCGAGATGTCTAAGTCAAGAAACTCGACCCACGCCAGATGTCCGCTACAACGGAGTGTCGAGCAAAATGTGCCTGAGATATGTGAGTCAAAAACCTCGACCCATGCCAAATGTCTGCTATGGCGGAGACGTCGAGCAAAATGTGCTTGAACCTTATGAGTCGAGAAACTCGACCCACGCCCAATGTTGGGAAACCCGATGCACCCAAGAAGGAAAACTCAACTAAGAAAAATGAGACCTCAATTGATAGAAAGGCTAAACGACATATCTCAAACCCCTTTGTAAGGGTCCTAAAGCACACTTTCAAGTGGGataaatgatataaaatattCTAATAATAGTCATAACCGGCCAACTAGCTGTCACTGAAGAGTTGATGTGGAAGACATAAGTCCCAGGCCATTTCCTCCACGATTGACAATGGGGCAGCAACCTATTGATCAACATGGATCGCAACTCACAGGTGGCGATACAGGTTGACCGTCGGGGGTAGTGGTTCCTAGGTGACTAAGCTGAAATGTGCCCTCCCTTGGTTGGCCCCTACGGGCAACAACTCATAGGGAGCCTTTTGACTCAACTTTGTCAGCTGTCAGGGTTGATAGACAGTGCTCCTCTGTCATCTTCTACTAGCGATGCGTTGTTGGGGGTTGTACGGACTAGTCGCCCCACATAAAATGAGTCACAAAAGGACGTACGGATCTATCACCCGTCGACCATAATCCCCTCCCCCACTTCTCAAGTATAAAAAATGGTCCCTAATGCTTGAACAAGGATTAGAGGCTAGACCAAAACCCTCACTATTTTCACTCCATAAAAAACTAACTCAATCATTGGAGGGATCAGGCCGAGAAATATCCTTCAATTTTGACCTTTAGTGCAAGACCCTCAAGGAGACCAAAGTCCCCCCGAACCCTTGGAACAACCTCGAACACTTAGAGGCCACTTTGAGACCACTCATGTTAGCTTATATACGATGCTAATCTCATCACTCGACTACCACGAGGACCCACCAGGATGACCTTATTTTTTTTAAGACAAAACTTAGTCATATCAATTTCTGATCTATGATTAAAGGTGATAAGAAGCTATACTATAGAAGTACAATGGAAATTGGATGATGATGACAATGGTGAAACTATGGTGGAAGGGGCTGTTGGTGTCCTTTGGTTCCCTGGTCGAAGCCTAAGAGAAGAAGCTAGAATGAACTCCACGAATTAAGAGCTCCAATGAACGACCAACCCATGCCCTTATTGTGCGGATCCACTGCATTATAGCCATCCGATTGGTGATTCAGTTGCATGAAAATGAAGCCATAATAAATGTAGCCGAAGATGCggcttgatatatatataatctgattTGGACCATGTGACTTCAATTCAAGAGTTTTCTACTTGACTCGATCCGAGTTGGATGGTTCGATTAAAAATGATGTTACGTCGGATTCAGATTCGATTCATCTGGAATCAACACCCGGGTTAATTTgagtttatcttttttttttgtgaagtctTATCATCAAATTCAACAACATTAACAAAAGATTTATACAAGATATTTATCAAAAACAATACGTGTTTTTAGTTCCAAAAGTATCCGATAAGACATATTCTAGattattataagttaaattttaaataattaaataattatatttttttacttaaaGAAAATGGTCGATCTCGACATTTggagaaatatatatatgttaaatcaaaatttgtaatagtaaatatatatatttaaaggaAATATTTTGTAAAATGGCTGCCTTTATTAACCA
The window above is part of the Musa acuminata AAA Group cultivar baxijiao chromosome BXJ2-6, Cavendish_Baxijiao_AAA, whole genome shotgun sequence genome. Proteins encoded here:
- the LOC135614700 gene encoding putative pentatricopeptide repeat-containing protein At3g05240; this translates as MFSSVLYSYLYYICIYVRDLWCGLYEPRIYNLWTNSYKRLKPDARATLKARRMLGTSVPYRRLSDSISSLPALKCLHAVVLKEGLAHRLPLATKLLSLAVSLSPAVDYARKLFDAAPRRDSFMWNTLLRAYADLGPCEEVPVLYRQMHRDGLSPDPFTFPFVVRSCAVVSALREGKQAHCNAIKHGFGSNAFLQSALVTMYAQNGVISDSALVFGEMAFRNIVSWTSMIAGYVQNSVFGKALGVFRWMLDSGTQPNEVTLVSVLPALRGSECLTSGMSIHGFVIKLGFDSHLSLANALIAVYGRCGGTSVARYLFDGMPARDSVSWSTMIAMYEQSSEGINAIKLFRRMLTEKVAPSSVTLVSVISACAASGDLETGKWVHGFARNRGLDADVRVGNALLDMYGKCGSVDAARDVFEKLAWKGGVVSWSAMIRAYAAHGQVEAAMQLFARMRYEGVRPNSFTYTSVLAACSHSGLVEEGMNHFESMREYGLTPTLEHCACLVDLLGRAGSLVDAYEFVKRMPSEPDVGVWGALLGACRIHGDVNLAESIWEELFRLGCSSVTLYVLMANIYAEAGRWEDAARVRDMMRGMELRKDPACSSVNADKRSHRDRGRPLTNKRRICDARCR
- the LOC135614702 gene encoding uncharacterized protein LOC135614702 produces the protein MASKMKRPSSSSSLPSLLLSSLNLFLLVLASASFAPVFLLRTSPTSSGWALVAVSSATVVSSLLGFFSQLTHLCFLAHVSFVLASSVGQALGFLALFLRPDPSLQLLGSARSRREQRALAKVEEALLLGMFLVQSLELVAACAVQRWWARQFEEVEAEREASVRKRSRRMARVQEEAIANAAAMAEAKARELEEKMRANNKGQWVKNDFEG